Below is a window of Glandiceps talaboti chromosome 15, keGlaTala1.1, whole genome shotgun sequence DNA.
AAGTCGTGAATCGGATACTTTTTACAACAGATTATAAATTTGGAGGATTCCgaaaaagttatgaaaaaaatgtcattccAGTTATGGCTACAATAGTATTTTGTTCTAAATTCATTATATACCTTCTGTCCCAGTATCTGTTATTTCGACGTATCCACGATTCTGCCACTCCTCAATCATGGTAAGAGTTTTAAATCTTAAGACGATTCGTCTGTCTTGGGAGACGGTAACGTTGTACATACATCCTCGGTAACGTAGCCCGTCAATATTGCGGAAAGCCATATACCATGAGTCTCCGATATCCTCGGGTGTTTGGATTGTACCAACGTTTGAGCCAATCATATTGAATTCACAAGCTATAAGTTGTGTTTAGTGTAAGAAGAATAAAAAAAGCGTTCTatgtttgtctttgtttttctcATCTTTAAAGCAGAAACCAAGGTCATCAATACTTTACTTGACTTAATGCGTTGCGACAAGCAGTGAGAAAACGTCACTTCCTGTACTAGTTAGTTGTAACTTGGTTATCAGTACAACCAACGATATACTCAATGGAAATTTTTGAGTTACCAATAATCAGACGCTGTACATGTTACTTAGAGGACTATTTAATCCATAGGTAGTACAGTAATGAGTTGATATTGTgatttgttgggggggggggggcactgaattttgggtgcggacctaaaatcagtttgattggatttatttcAGCgtattactagtatatgtacaactacaaataagttttacccacaggtgattgtACTCTTCTGTCTGTATGACATTAAGTCCTTATATCTAGCAAAAGAGTTTCAAAAACATTCCATTTGAAGCTAGTGCAGCATGGTAGATTGTCTCTACTTCCGACCCAGAAAACAAATGATAAGTAcagtgtatattacatacacacacaattacattGTGGTGAcattatatcataattatggTAAAATCATTTTGGGGTTTACTTCTTTACTAAAATGcacacattttgatttttagaacACTTATTTAAACGAAAATCAAAACGATTGAGTGACAATAACACTTGCGCAAGATATGATAGTGCAGCAGAAATAAATaagaattttaaaatattgacaaaccAGAGCGATATAACGCTGTAAAGTTTCCATTCTGACCGGTCCTACTTGGAACGAATCTAATGTATATTACGTCATTTGTAAACTTCTGTGGTTGATAGTGTCCGCAAAAACGATCCATCAATGGTGAGGTGATATTTGGCCCCTGTCTTACTTCCACAAACTCGCCACTGTAACCAAAGCATTTattaaggcgtaaaaaaattgtAGGTCcgattacattaaattttagaactggtggggtaggtagattttttgtttcattttaaattttttttttttcatatgtgagtgtctagttcaggtagttacgtTTTCcgctgttttccatatggtctctgtgttattggttccttctcatcaaatgtacagccattacagattggaagaatagttttatattgtttttttaagttgatgtcagtttccgcatccactatttctgacgagacttcacgattttcgcaattttatttttttttctcgtatacgtaaaaaaagtttagggtctgCGTGAAAAAGTAGGCGgtgtcgggtaactggaaccaaacaactttttttattaggcctaagcaTTCTTTCTCCATGAATTCTTTTCAATAGcaacattgtaaataaaatattacaaatttcacaaaaagagTGGGCAAACTTGACGAATCAATACTTTCTCAGAAGCAGTACAgggcacatacatacatgccatTACTGGGAAAGACATACAGAGACAAACATGGCACACAATACACGCCCGCTCACGCACGctcgcacacgcacacgcacgcacgcagacagacagacacagacagacagacagacagacagacagacagacatatagacagacagacagacagacagacacatacacacaaaggtAGATTCTACATGTAGTAGTTTGTAACAAATCAACATTAGTCCTATTAATCTTTGTGTTGTAATTCGTACCTGCAATCCTTGGTTTCACTGAGCTGTACTTGTTGAAATTCAACAATTACATTGACCCCCCTATAGGGATATATTACCCATTCACGTATCatatttccatcatttggtACAGTCAAGTATCTGTCGTCATAGTCATGAGCACTGAGTATTTGTTTGTTAGTGACTTCTGAAAATAAGATAAGAATTAGTTTGTTTGTGTTCACAATTACTAACATTGCAATCATTCAGTTAATACCAAATggataatttatgcaaaaagaTTCTATAATGTCAGTACCCCCGGAAGCAAAACGGAAGTAagagaacagcgccctctctggccTGTGTATTCATCTTTATATGACCATGTTTTATCATTTATGCTCCCTACCTTTTCGCTTTGATAGAAGTTACGTACAAGAATTGTGACGTTTCCGTTATCCATAACAATTTTGCAACCATTACTTACGCACTGCTTGATAAGTTGCATGGAGTCCACGGAGACCATGATGTCTTCCTTCATATGTCAGATCAAGTTTAAAGTATAGTCTGGCGGTGTTTGACATAGCAAGGACTGGGTGGCTGTATTTACTATAAAATCTTGCAATCCGTACGTCTGTAAAACAGATGAAAAATGAAGTTTATTTGATCACAGGGACAAATCTTTCGAGAAGATTAGAATTGTTTCTCGTCAGCGCGCGTCGgtattttttttcctgtttgtccagcccatgcagtctgcagatccggggaaacacaaaaataactctccttacttcagtgaagacaactgcagagccaatcacgAACAAGCAAATTACATCTGACCCCAAATACACACTCTAAAGTTCTAAATGAAAAGAACAGTagctgccataaatagtagattgagggACAGGGTtgtggagaaaaaaaaaatcgcgtcgtcgcaccactttagacaaaatgtcctgaccagaaacaattctttttttccttAATCAAATTCGAAATTCTCTGATGTTTCATCTACATGTGGGTATTGCATTCATCGTTACGAAGAGAGTAGACCGAACGTTACCCAGCAAAATTTGTTCTACATGTGTGGAAAACTTTGTCGACTTGCTAGTGCTCACCTCCATCGAACCCTTCAAAGAGTATCACACTTCCGTAGATATCTGTTGATGTTAAGCTGAACACAGGAAACTCAAAGTAGATTCTATGATTTTCAGGTACCTGTATGAAATACATCGCTTTGCCGCCACTTGGTTCGATTATATTGCCATATCTTGAGTTCAGATATTTAAGAGGTCCTAAACGAAAAAAATCTAATGTGTGTAAAATTGCCATATTTTGttatacaaatgaatgaatatacgCTCACTGGATGCTTTCAAATCACCCGTCATGTATAAGAATTGTGCACTCAATATTCTAATAATTTACTACCTCCGTAAATGAGAGTTGGACAAGGGTTATATTGTCACCTCGGTTTGTCTGAATGTCTGTTATGTTGGCAAAATCTCCGGTAAAAAATCAGTGACGGATGTTGATCATCGGGCGAAACCTTGTTGAAATATTGGCTATGAATTGCCCGTGAATTCATTCGATTTGGGGAGAGCTCATCCCGGATCTCAATTAATGTCATGGTGCACATACATGACAACGAAAAGTGtaattatttaaaacacatatttAAGCAGTCAGTAGTTTAATTAAATCGTATTTTTAATTAAGTTGTTTTGTTTAATTAGTTTTTAAGAATAGAACAACTGGAAGGTAATCAATTAAATTGCCGTTATTAATTAAGATGTAGTTTAATTAGTTCATAAGAACAAAATGTGAAAGGAATACTTAATTAAATAGCATTTaattaatatagaaatataatcAATTCATAAGATCAAAATTGGATGGACTGAAAACTTGAAGTTAATTGAATTGCAGTTAAATCGACGCTTTTTAATTTAAAAGGAAAAAAGATGTTCATGGAATGCTCGGTATTTAATGAAATTGTACTTctaaaagtaaatgaataaataaataaaataaataaataaataaatatacaaataaataaataaataaataaataaataaatgctaTATCATTCATTATAATAGAATGGAATGCCCGTGGCCAAGGATTTAACCATAACAGCTATCATTTTCTCTGATTGTtaaattaaatttgtaaatgtacgAACACATAGTGGATTTGTAATGAAATCAACGGTTGGTCTTTCATATGAACAAATTATGGATGGAAACATCAacataacaaatataaataatcatcaaatgtagcaccacacaccacacacaccgcacacacacacacacacacacacacacacacgcacacgcacgtacgcatgcacacacgcatgcCCCCCCACACATagacgcacgcacgcgcgcacatacacatacatacatacatacatacatacatacatacatacatacatacatacatacacacatacacacatacatacatacatacatacatacatacatacacacattatcaACAGTGAAATGTATAAATATCCATCATGTATCTTGCCACACAACTTGTAATCTGCGTCATCTCGGTAGTGCTGATAGATGATGTATGGATGATGAAGACACAGATACCAAGCACAACACATAGTAGTCATGAAAGACCTTGGCATGAACATACAGTCTCCATCCTTGCAGAAAACCTATGACGTGTTCGGTTGCCTGATTGACAATGTATTGTAGtgctttttatttcactgttgtttTTGACATTAAATGGGTTCACTCCAAGTTAAAGATGTATCAAGTTTGGACTCTTCTTTATGTATCTATATgtatgcctgtgtgtgtgtgtatgtgtatgtgtatgtgtgtgtgtgtgtgtgtgtgtgtgtgtgtgtgtgtgtgtgtgtgtgttcgtgcgCGCATGAGACGTCAATAACTATCACATGTCagttgtcaatcaatcaatcatcatcCAATGAGAATTGTGTAATTATGATTTTGACGAAGTTTGATTGATTGAGGTAGCACCATATATATTTGTAGTAACCAATGCAATAAACCATGGGAAAATAGGAACAATTTGAGCATGTGGAGGAAATGGTTATTtttctcatttatttttttggagGGAATTAACCATAGCACATAGCTTCTGTTGAAATTAAATTGCAGTAACGATATATGTGTTGcagcacatacatatacatccatccattcatccatccatccatccatccatccatccatccatcgtgTTGCTATCTTTTTGTAGAAAGAACAGAATCCGCGAAATCTCGCGTTGATGTAAAGCATCTACCAAAACGTCACCAGTGACAACGTTCGATTGTGACGTTCCATATACGTGTAAGCGATGTATTGTTTATCTGCTATCGCTTGGCGTGCAGTACTTTGGTCTTCAAAATATCATCTGTACTCTGACAAAATGAAGCTTGCACCTATAGTTCGGATGGTGAagttttgcatatatattatgtacttaTTCGTGATTACGCTACCTCCGTTTGAATTATGCTTCTTTCTTGTAGATGAATTGATTTACTACAGCAAGtgtttcatgaaatatatgatgaaGGGTCGGCCGTTTCCAGTTGTCAGCTTTCCCACAATCTGGATTCCATATTTCTTGACAAAATGGAACTGGAGCCAACTTGAGATTATGCCATGGATTGCGACCTGTGTTACTTCAAGTAATGGAATAGGTACAGAGATTTGGAGAAATGTCTACTCCGGAGACCTTGACAAGTTGCCCAGAGCGTTTATTAGATGTGTGTTCGTCTGCTTGTTGTTGATCAACAGTGTTCCCAGATGGACAAAGTCAAAACTTTCTCCTTGTAAGATCAGACTGTTCTTTGTCGATGTTATCAACAGTGAAATATATAAATGTCCATCATGTATCTTGCCACATCAACTTGTGATCTGCGTCATCTCGGTAGTGCTGATAGATGATGTATTGATGATGAAGACACAGATACCAAGCACAACACACAGTAGTCATGAAAGACCTTGGCATGAACATACAGTCTCCATCCTTGCAGAAAACCGATGACATGCTCGGTTGCCTGATTGACAATGTATTGTAGTGCTTgtaattctttttatttcactgttgtttTTGACATTAAATGGGTTCACTCCAAGTTAAAGATGTATCAAGTTTAGACTCTTCTTTAAtgtatctatatgtatgtatgcctgtgtgtgtgtgtgtgtgtgtgtgtgtgtgtgtgtgtgtgttctcgCGCGCATGAGACGTCAATAACTATCACATATCAGTTGTCCAACAATTATCATCCAATGAGAATTGTGTAATTATGATTTTGACAAAGTTTGATTGACGTAGCACCATATATACTTGTAGTAATCAATTCCATAAACCATGGGAAAATAGGAACAGTTTGAGCCTTATTTTTTCCTCATTTATTTTTTGGAGGGAATTAACCATAGCACATAGCTTCTGTTGAAATTAAATTGTAGTAAcgatatgcatgtgtgtgttgcAGCACatacatatccatccatccatccatccatccatccatccatccatcgtgTTGCTATCGTGTTGTAGAAAGAACAGAATCCGCGAAATCTCGCGTTGATGTAAAACATCTACCAAAACGTCACCAGTGACAACGTTCGATTGTGACGTtccatatattacatgtaagcgGTGTATTGTTTATCGCTTGGCGTCCAGCACTTTGGTCTTCAAAATATCATCTGTACTCTGACAAAATGAAGCTTGCACATATAGTTCGGATGGTGAagttttgcatatatattatgtacttaTTCGTGATTACGCTACCTCCGTTTGAATTATGCTTCTTTCTTGTAGATGAATTGATTTACTACAGCAAGtgtttcatgaaatatatgatgaaGGGTCGGCCATTCCCAGTTATCAACTTTCCAACAATCTGGATTCCACATTTCTTGACAAAATGGAACTGGAGCCGACTTGAGATTATGCCATGGATTGCGACCTGTGTTACTTCGAGTAATGGAATAGGTACAGAGATTTGGAGAAATGTCTACTCCCCGGAAACCTTGACGAGTTGCCCAGAGCGTTTATTAGAAGGTGGGTTCGTATACCCGTTGTTGGTCAACAGTGTTCCCGGATGGACAAAGTCAACACTTTCTCCTTGTAAGATCAGACTGTTCTTTGTCGATGTTATCAACAGTGAAATGTATAAATGTCCATCATGTATCTTGCCACACCAACTTGTGATCTGCGTCATCTCGGTAGTGCTGATAGATGATGTATGGATGATGAAGACACATACCAAGCACAACACATAGTAGTCATCAAGGACCACGGCATGAACGTACAGTCTCCATCCTTGCAGAAAACCGATGACATGCTCGGTTGCCTGATTGGCAATGTATTGTAGTGCTTGTAATTCTTTATATTTCACTGTTGTTTTTGACATTAAATGGGTTCACTCCAAGTTAAAGATGTATCAAGTTTGGACTCTTCTTTAATGTATCTATATgtatgcctgtgtgtgtgtgtgtgtgtgtgtgtgtgtgtgtgtgtgtgtgtgtgttcgcgCGCGCATGAGACGTCAATAACTATCACATGTCAGTTGTCAATCAATTATCATTCAATGAGAATTGTGTAATTAAGATTTTGACGAAGTTTGATTGACGTAGCACCATATATATTTGTAGTAATCAATGCCATAAACCATGGGGAAAATAGGTACAATTTGAGCCTGTGGAGGAAATGATTATTTTTCTCATTTATTTTTTGGAGGGAATTAACCATGATAGCACATAGCTTCTGTTGAAATTAAATTGTAGtaacgatatacatgtatatgtactgttgcagcacatacatatacatccatccatccatccatccatccatccatcgtaTTGCTATCGTGTTGTAGAAAGAACAGAATCCGCGAAATCTCGCGTTGATGTAAAACATCTACCAAGACGTCACCAGTTACAACGTTCGATTGTGACGTTCCATATACGTGTAAGCGATGTATTGTTTATCGCTTGGCGTCCAGCACTTTGGTCTTCAAAATATCATCTGTACTCTGACAAAATGAAGCTTGCACATATAGTTCGGATGGTGAagttttgcatatatattatgtacttaTTCGTGATTACGCTACCTCCGTTTGAATTATTCTTCTTTCTTGTAGATGAATTGATTTACTACAGCAAGtgtttcatgaaatatatgatgaaGGGTCGGCCATTTCCAGTTATCAACTTTCCAACAATCTGGATTCCACATTTCTTGACAAAATGGAACTGGAGCCGACTTGAGATTATGCCATGGATTGCGACCTGTGTTACTTCGAGTAATGGAATAGGTACAGAGATTTGGAGAAATGTCTACTCCCCGGAAACCTTGACGAGTTGCCCAGAGCGTTTATTAGAAGGTGGGTTCGTATACCCGTTGTTGGTCAACAGTGTTCCCGGATGGACAAAGTCAACACTTTCTCCTTGTAAGATCAGACTGTTCTTTGTCGATGTTATCAACAGTGAAATGTATAAATGTCCATCATGTATCTTGCCACACCAACTTGTGATCTGCGTCATCTCGGTAGTGCTGATAGATGATGTATGGATGATGAAGACACATACCAAGCACAACACATAGTAGTCATCAAGGACCACGGCATGAACGTACAGTCTCCATCCTTGCTAGAAAACCGATGACAGAGGTGTTCGGTTGCCCGATTAACAATATGTTGTAGTGCTTGTGTgtaattctttttatttcactgttgtttTTGACATTAAATGGGTTCACTCCAAGTTAAAGATGTATCAAGTTTAGACCCTTCTTTAATGTAtctatatgcatgcatgcatgcgcgcgcgcgcgcgtgtgtataCGCGTTCGCTTGCGTGCTTTCGtgtgtttacacacacacacacacacacacacacacacacacacacacacacacacacacagtattcATATCATTAATCACATGCTTGCTGCCCCTTGTTGTCCACTATGGTTTACGACATTGTTGAGATATTAGTTAGAGCTAATAGGTCTTTTAGAGAACAATTATTTTCAACAATTACACTTACAACAGATTTCCAAGAAAGTTGACAAACTATACCTTCATTGTATTGTATAACAAAGCCTTTGTGCCTGTCAACATTGCTTCCACTTTTAAACTTGATTAAAATTTGTCTTCCATCCGATATGATCAGAGGCGGCGGAGAAGTCCCACAGATACGACCGTAACTATGACTACTTTCTGTTAGACTTGCACCTTCAAACACTTCTATGTAATCTTCACTGCAAGACAAGATTTGTTTCATCTAGTTAGTATATGCATTGTTTCTCCATAAACTTTTACAACTCAATGCATGCAACACACTGATTATAGACGTGGTTGCAATACTCAGTACACAAACTATTATCTGAGTACTTTGTAGTCAACTCCTACTGTGGACTTTCAATAATAGAATATTGATATTACAATTATCTTGCACCACACAGGCCAACTCCGTACATCGATGTATGTTTTTATCAATCCACACTGTCATTGGTgcaaatattaagcatacatagagacatacatagatacatagatatacacacccatacacacatacatacatacatacatacacacatacatacatacatacatacatacatacagacagacagacagacagacacagatacagacatacacagacacagacatacatgtacgtacaggtcaaagcacacacacacacacacacacacacacacacacacacacacacacataaatacacactAACGTACCTACACCCTTCAGTGTCTGGTAGATCGAAGTCAGAGAAAGTGACCATAATGGGATATCCGCGTGAACTGACCAGCCATGTGCATTCTAGGTTTGCAGAGTAAACATTCGGGTATCCTGGGCTAGACACGTTACCAAGTTTATTGTTGTACCAGTCGTAGTAATGACCACCACGATTCTCAGCAAAGACGGTGAAATCACACGCGTCTAATGTTGAAATGTAAGAAAACATTCAGCGAAATGTGTCTTTTACTAACCATGTTGATAACATTGAATTGAAGTTGGAAAAAGTTATTAAtttagaatataatataatataatataactgaATCACTTGTtcgtttatattttt
It encodes the following:
- the LOC144446853 gene encoding exoskeleton protein RP43-like is translated as MVSIKVNLYSIESEIEIQYNAGVSSTINWGPCLGAHEWRRPWERSFISSDIPSWSNYPTDDVSGNLECTWVFRPPREQTANIVFEYFELKDSVDCSDGYLEIREGGKERSRLRGRYCGVDIPKTISRTGAIYLKLSINKEHLQKGFKARYILGDCYHYMSGLEGEFKSPNYPNTYPNDLKCEWRIEVPVGYRIRLKFDVFDLHSPYCHPYQNTVVVREGMSDDDAAVITRYCGNYAPDIISKGNQLLVSFQTTSYFRQKVKGFRVFYYAIDACDFTVFAENRGGHYYDWYNNKLGNVSSPGYPNVYSANLECTWLVSSRGYPIMVTFSDFDLPDTEGCSEDYIEVFEGASLTESSHSYGRICGTSPPPLIISDGRQILIKFKSGSNVDRHKGFVIQYNEGPLKYLNSRYGNIIEPSGGKAMYFIQVPENHRIYFEFPVFSLTSTDIYGSVILFEGFDGDVRIARFYSKYSHPVLAMSNTARLYFKLDLTYEGRHHGLRGLHATYQAVQVTNKQILSAHDYDDRYLTVPNDGNMIREWVIYPYRGVNVIVEFQQVQLSETKDCRYELQHKD